ACAGCGTCGTTGCACCGGCAGTCTGGATCTGCTCCCGATCCATCCACATCGGTCGATAGCGCCCGGCCTGCCAATCGGCGAGGTAATCATCATAGAAGGGCGATAGAAAATGGCCTGATTGACCACCGGCGTGGATGAAGCGACCAGCGTTGGGATCGGCAAGATCAACGAGCTGACGATAGCCTGGCACATGCGTTTGCCGAAACGGCGCTTCAAAGCTGAACGGCCCAACGTTGACCGTGCTATGATCGCCGCCGTACGGTACGCTCCGACTCAGCAGCCAACGCAGGACGGGCACGCTATCGAGGGGTTGATGCGGGAACAACGCAACATGGAGGCGATCCCAGCGCCAACGACGCATGTCTGCACCAAGGCGGCCACGCAGCTCATCCAGTGCCTTTTCTAGCGCAGATCGAACGATATCGGCGCATGTTTCGCGCGCGGCGGAACCGGTGTCGTCGCACCAAGGATTATCGGGTTGTGCAAGCGCTGCACCAACAAACGCCCGCGACAGCGTAAACTCACCCTGGTAGCGCTCCATCAGCTGCGTACCCAGCTCATCGCCGGCAATCGCGCGCGGCAAGCGCCAATACCACGCCTGAAAGATCGCCGCTGCCGGACTATCACCACGCATATCGCCATCCCAACGGCGCAGCAACTCGATCGCATCGGCAGTTGCGTCATCGCCTGAGCCAAGCAGCTCCAACAAGTGCGGCAGCAACTCGCGCGCATGGAGCGAGACGGTATCCGTTTGTATGGCAGCCAGATCGTCGAGGCTGAGCCGATCTTTGGCCTGAATCAACGCCACGATGCGTTGATAGCGATAGGGAAGTGCCCACTCGTGGCCAAGGTCGTAGGGATAGTCAGGTGGTGTCGGGCGATTGTTGGCCGTAACGATAAAGCCTTGCGGTGGATTAAAGACGTGTGGCTGTTCCTCGAACGGTACATACCCGAGCCATTCTTGGCGACTACTCCACCCCTCGGCCGGCAACAACCCATTCCCACCGGCGCGGATTGGGTAGCGGCCAGGCGCGTAGTAGCCGATGTTCCCAGCGACATCAGCGTACACAAAGTTTTGGGCAGGCGCGACATAGGCGCGCAACGCTGTGCGAAACTCTTCCCAGGAGCGCGCCTGGTTGATGCCCAGAAAAGCGTCGATCGTGGTATCGTCGGGATCGAGG
This is a stretch of genomic DNA from Kallotenue papyrolyticum. It encodes these proteins:
- a CDS encoding penicillin acylase family protein → RLDPSIMAVLPQGNYDALLALNTELRALLGVAGFSSEGLGSNNWVISGARSTTGYPLLANDPHLGARLPSIWFLAHLSAPDFEVIGATLPGVPGFPIGRNRTIAWGVTNVGPDVQDLYRERIDPSGRMAEFQGSFEPMQIITETIEVAGSDPVTHTVRITRHGPLISDAININRAETAAAKGSERMPALEPLALRWTALDPDDTTIDAFLGINQARSWEEFRTALRAYVAPAQNFVYADVAGNIGYYAPGRYPIRAGGNGLLPAEGWSSRQEWLGYVPFEEQPHVFNPPQGFIVTANNRPTPPDYPYDLGHEWALPYRYQRIVALIQAKDRLSLDDLAAIQTDTVSLHARELLPHLLELLGSGDDATADAIELLRRWDGDMRGDSPAAAIFQAWYWRLPRAIAGDELGTQLMERYQGEFTLSRAFVGAALAQPDNPWCDDTGSAARETCADIVRSALEKALDELRGRLGADMRRWRWDRLHVALFPHQPLDSVPVLRWLLSRSVPYGGDHSTVNVGPFSFEAPFRQTHVPGYRQLVDLADPNAGRFIHAGGQSGHFLSPFYDDYLADWQAGRYRPMWMDREQIQTAGATTLWLEPAAP